The stretch of DNA CTTAAGTAAGAACAACatatgttttactatatttcttTGTGGtagtaaataaaaatctttatgttAGTTCATGGTACAGTAACTGATGTACATTAACcagaaattttaattaataatgtagtagtcaattttgaacatatcattaaccaagattcatcaatgtgaccctggaccacaaaaccagtcttaagtcgctggggtatatttatagcaatagccaaaactacattgtatgggtcaaaattatagatttttcttttatgccaaaaatcattaggatattaagtaaagatcatgttccatgaagatattttgtaaatttcttacagtaaatgtatcaaaacttaatgtttgattagtaatatgcattgctaagaacttcatttggacaactttaaaggccattttttcagtattttgatttttttttgcaccctcagattacagatattcaaatagttgtatctcagccaaatattgtcctattctaacaaaccatacatcaatggaaagcttattcagctttcagatgatgtatgaatctcaatttcgaaaaattgatacttaagactggttttgtcgtccagggtcacaaatgctaTAAAActattgttcatgttaacttcatgttaacttatataatgttaaaaactaaaaacttgttgaaaagtgttacaaaagatttacatattgtgtgtgtgtgtgagtgtgtgagagagagaggatagagagagactaacattaataaaagctatataattattgttcatattaattaatatagttaatgttaataactgaaaacttattgaaagtgttaccaaaattgtatatgttgtgtgcatgtgtttgtgtgtgtttgtgtctctcaCAGCCTTGATagtttggattaaccctttcattgctgtatgcatcaaaaccagactgccagaaggttactgtaatgcatgtgccCGCTGGGCACAGTTTTCCTGATGCCACCGGGGTGGCGTTTGCACTGACGGCTTGGGCccgccatcgctgcttgcagctatatttattattattattatgagacTAAATTTTCCAGCTCTAACTCATCCCAGGGCTTTAATGCCACAAGCACCAAACTCAGCAGAGACCTGGCCCTGATTGCGAGaagtgtgctatatcttttcagACTTATCAGACTTACAGTTTTcctataaataattattaaaaattaaaaattcacaagcaggaccagaaactcatgtaatttgtgcacaaaagttttattaactaaacgctaacacataactaatctaaacaaacaaacatacatggGGAAAGGGCAAATGAGACTTGATggatgaaaccatcaggaaaacCACAGAATGAAGCTAtgaaaagagtcagttaaccacctgagtaaaaccatcagcgccgtttataactgggtctatagcttatactaaacctctgttttaatttagttaaatgtacgatacttgcattgccttggttGTTGACGAGTGTCtggatgcagtctcggatgaaagtcttgatggtttcaaggttttggacttgcGATCACATTCTTTCGGGTTTGAAGAGTtatgaattccaaagatgttctgactcgatggtgattgggagtttcttcccaggtaggaagtgaaaaagagctaagagaAACATCTGCTGAAATCCGAGGATCtttgttgaatggaaagtcaaggccaaAGCCTGGCGCACTTAAGGGTTCCAggagagttctagctcacatcctcatcttctcagaATCAAAAGAAGCTAGACTGGGGAGGCCTTTTAAGTTCTGTGGAGGTCACACCTCTCGGGGGTCAAAGACCCAATGGTGACTTGCACTTTTGGAGGGCAAGTTTACGACTCTTTGTCGTCGCAGCATGGTCATTTGCATATGTAATTCGACTTTGTGTTGATGCAAAAACtactaaagattcttagaacactaatatgttgcatatgTACCAGCATATAATATACACTCATTTAGATCATCAGAAGACGAATTCATAGATACATGAACGAGTGGGGGgttctatcataagcatgcataaaacagtatacaatacaaaaGACCATATACAAGAAGGTAGTAaccatacacaatgacctgGGGATATGCATGATAGGCAGGTCATAGAAAAATGtttctatgaattaataaaaGTCATTTCTTATAGCAGTATGTGTCTGTTTTAGAGAGAATTGAGTAGGGGGGAAGATTCTCTCTACATACTTCTAGGTCGTAAAGAGGTGTTATAAAGAGTTATAAATGCTGGCACCCAGTATGtttattgggtgaggggtctgtgattatttgttaatctataATCTATgaataattgatttgttaaatctaatgaaCAGGTGTGTGACAGATTGTCTAAATGCtacattatattgtttatatattagaattgttaaataaacatttaacaagTGACAATCAGTCATTACTGCTTAAAATGTCAGCTGAAATTTTAACTCTTAAAGCATGAAATTCAGAGATGAAGGCCATAATACTAATGTTGTCCACACGAGGGAGCCACAGGATAGCAAATCCTTCAAGATCTCAGCTCAAAGACTGAAAATAATTCACTTAATCAAGCCAACATCAAAGTTCGTCTTCGAACTTTAACCTCTAGTATAATATTGAGATATCTAACCCTTTGAGTGTCTTTAACTACTAGGacgtacatttaaaataattatttgatataATGTACTTACATGattttacattgtatttatatttaaacataatcATACCATCAAACCTGTTCCTAACCTTTGGTTTTTATCactatttatgtttgtatttattcagaAAAGATTAACGAAATCAAAAAATTTAGTCAAGGAAGTTTCTGAAATTTGGTTGATAGGGGATCGCCCTTTAGATAAATTATTTGGTCAATGACTACTTGCTGGAAAGTATTGAAAATTGTGGtctcaaagggatagttcagccaaaaataaaaattatgtcattatttaattACCCCtgtagtttttttcttctgttgaacacaaaggaagatatctttaagaatattggtaaccaaacagttgctggtagccatgatgtgtgggtgggtgggtatgtgtttgtgtaaacaCATACATTGGAAGTCAGTTGCTACTAgtacaactgtttggttaccaacattcttctaaaaatgtccttttgtgtttaacagaacaaagaaattcatacaggtttggagcaacataAGGTTGAGCAAttgatgactttttttttttttttttttaaggtaaaatgtcactttaaaaatgtgtttaacatTGTGTCAGAAATAATTTTAGATGTTGCTTCTGTTTTTCCCTCCCTAGATGCATGTCCATTCCTGTGACTATGCGTGCCATCCGACGCAAGGCGGAGACCATTCAGGCAGATACTCCAGCATTGTCCCTTATAGCTGAAACTGTGGAAATTATGGTGAAGAAGAACTTGCCCCCAACTGGCAGCCCAGGCTACATGGGAATGGGTACAGGGCCAGATGGTAGCAACCCAATGGGTCTTCCTGGTTTAAATAGTGGAACCAACTCTGCAGGAAGCAACAATGTTGTGGGTGTAGGAGGAAGTGGATCTTTCCAAGGCCCAATCACCTCACTTTTTAACATGGGTCGTACTGGTCAGGGAGGCTCATGTGTGGACACCATAGGACATGGTGGAGGCCAACAGCAAACAatgcaacaacaacatcaacagTCTCAGAGCCATGGTTCAGATGACTTTAGTAAAGTCACTCAGAATCCAATCTTAACCAGCCTTCTGCAAATAACAGGCAGTGTTGGGTCCAGTCCTACTCCCCAGCCACCTCAGCCCCACCAGACCACCCCACCAACCACCTCACCGGCAAGCAACACCAAAAACCACCCCATGCTAATGAACCTACTGAAGGATAATCCCTCTCAAGATTTTGCTGCATTGTATGGCAGCAGCCCTTTAGAAAGACAGAATTCATCTGGCTCCCCGAGAACAGATAACCAAGGGCAGTCTTGCCCTGGCACCAAGGGCAAGAAAAAGCGTCCAAGAGGCTCTGATAAAGGAGTGATGGGAGCAGGTGGTGGAATGAGCATGAAACAACAATCCCAGCAGCAAGTGGGAAGCATGACCCAACAGCATCATCACACACACCACTCTGAAGATGATTTCCACCGAGAGCTTTTCTCTATGGACGTTGATGCCTCCCAGAACCCTATTTTTGATGTTAGTCTTCCAGGTGATGGACTTGACACCCCTCACAGTATCACTCCAGCTCCAAGTCAGTGTGGAACGCCTCCTTCAGGTCCTGGAATGCCATACCACTCTCAGTGTCATGTCCAACCCCAGACGCAAGTCCAGTCTCAGCCACAAGGATCCATACCCCGTATGGTCCGCCTCTCCAGCTCTGACAGTATTGGGCCTGATATCAATGACATTTTGTCTGATATTCCCGATCAGGCCAACAAAGGAAGCAACAGCAGTCATGGCCAGCACCTCATGGCTGGTGAAGAAGGGGGTTCCTTGGGAACTCCACTCCGGGATTCTTCCAGCTCAGGCCAAGGTAGTGCAGTTTTTGAGGCAGACCTGTTTAATGCAAACAGCAATGAAAATCCCTTTACTGATGCAGCAGACTTGATTGCAGAAGCTGCTACTGCAGCAACACCCAATAGTGATTCTTCCTCAACTAATTTCTTCCCAGACACAGACTTCAACCCAGAGCTTTTACCGGGGCAGGGAAGTTTTTCACAGACCTACTTTGAAGACAGCTCCCCCAGCCCTGACCCAGATCTTGAACTGGTTAAAAGTTTCAGTGGGGGAAGTCAACAGAACACTCCTACAGGCACACCTCAGAATCCTGCCTCACATGGCCAAAATACTCCGGAGGCTTCATTAAAAGACCCTTTTGAAATGGGTATTTTTGGTGGGAATGGTAGTGGAGGAAAGTCAATACTAGGTCCAGCATCAGATATGGTGGACTCACACCTTCCACATACTGTTGGAGGCCAAAGTCCACTCATGATGGGCATTGTGGTAGCAGgtaatgattttaaaagcaGTGATGCAAAGGTTAAACCTCAGCAGATGAGGGCAAAGGAGGATAATGGGGGAGGAAATTCTGGAATAGGAATGGGGAATGTATGTTCATCTGAAATGAAGCAGGTAAAGCGCAGTCGCACTCCTTCAAGTGAGGGCAAATCAAAAGACAAACCACCAAAACGTAAGAAGATAGATCCAGATGGCAAGTCACCTTCACACAGCTCAGGGGGTCGGCCATACACTCCTCCTTGTGGGAGTGCCACCTCTGGAGGATTAGTAAGTGTAGGTGGATCCAAGTCCCCTGGCAGCTCAGGCAGGTCTCAGACTCCACCGGGCGGTGCTACTCCACCAATCCCCAAAATCACTATACAAATACCCAGGACTTTAACTGGAGGAAAAACATCATCTCATGGAGGCTACACATCAAGTAGCTCAGCAAGTGGAGGTACTGGTAGTACAAGTGGCACAAGCAGTAGCAAAAGTCACCATTCCCATTCCTCTTCTTCAGGGAAGATAAAAAGTAGTAAACTTGAAGGCTCTGTTGGGCAAGGCAATATCCCCAAATCATCAAGTATTGCAGGTATTGGAAGTGGTATGCCTTCTCAATCCAAAGGATCTTCCATGGGGATGGGTGTAGGCAAGCCATCCTCTTCTCCCATAACAAAGCACGGTTTGTCAGGCTCAGGCAGTGGTGGCAGCAGTGGAACAGGAACTGGAAATAAAATTAAGCCCCAAGGTGGTAAGCCACCCGGCTCACTCATGAACCCCAACATTAAGCCCAACATATCACCCTCACATTCTCGTTCTGGAAGTTCTGACAAGCTGTCCTCTCCAATGAAACTTCAACAAGGCCAGGTTCCTGGAACTCCTCCCTCTTCAAAGGCTAAATCCCCTATTGGCTCAGGCAGTGGAGGTTCAGGAGGGTCCAAGTCTTCTTCAGGTGGTGGAATAGGAACTCAAAAACAGTTAGGCAGTAGCTCATCCACAAGTACTTCATCCTCTACCTCCTCTGCAAGCTCCTCTTCTTCATCTGGCTCCATACCCTTTTCTTCAAATGGTCAGTCCCAATATGGGAGCAGTGGTTGCAGTGGTGGAGGGGGTGGTGGAAGTGGAAACAACCCTAATGCAAAAGGCAAGTCCCCAAGCCGAAACAAAAAGCCATCGCTTACCGCAGTCATAGACAAACTGAAGAGTGTGGGTAGTGGGGgaattggtggagaggagagtgAAGGTTGTGGTGGCAATTCAGGTGGGGTAGTGCCGCAAAATATTGGTCCTACATCCTCCAAGCATAGTATGTCCTCCCTGGGAGGCGAGTTTCTTAGCAAGAGAGACAAGATAGACAAAGATGGCAAGTCCAAGGTGTCTGGATCAGGGGGCAATTCTGGTGACAGGAAGACTGATTCCAAAAGTAGTGCTGTGACAGGCACTGGTGTGGCAAAAATTATCATCAGCAAGCCAGAAGGGGGCTCTCCAAGCATAAAATCTAAAGTAACTCTTCAGAAACCTGGAGAAAGTTCTGGAGATGGTGCCATACGTCCCCAGCACTCAGGCCACAAAGCCTCACCACTTTTCAGTGGCTCTACACCAAAACATGACCGCAACTCTCCAAGCCATAGCCGTTCCCCTGGGTACACGCCTATAAATCCAGACAGTGAGAGTGAGTCTGGTAGCAGTTCAATTGCTGAAAAATCTCATCAGAACAGTCCTAGCTCCGAAGATGACCAAACTATGAGACCACA from Onychostoma macrolepis isolate SWU-2019 chromosome 12, ASM1243209v1, whole genome shotgun sequence encodes:
- the med1 gene encoding mediator of RNA polymerase II transcription subunit 1 isoform X2 encodes the protein MAAVRSSSPGADSSHSSTAAVSERLRTEDGSESEKHSRMTALLERLHSKHNSSRSWQETSKVVRQAMEKRGVNNTAGHQLLLNSLETLQRALKVSSLPSMTDRLESIARQNMLGSHLSPSRTECYITSDMFYVEVHLDKAGKLVDVKVAHHGENPVSCPELIQHLRDKNFDEFSKHLKGLVNLYKLPGDNKLKTKMYLALQSLELDLTKMMHMFRIATNANTVETILHGSVGLLTARSGGHLVSLQCYVSPNDIFEEGTGAQLNYTDVNIPRTLGVSVSVTVEGTTSVYKLPIAPLITGSHPVDNKGTPSFSSVTNSNCVDLPACFFLKMNRLMPFSLSYIKKMGSATGIPVFETAPTLFPLYDLIIKSQLHEEGEASPPVLAKSMRFYASLPGQQHCYFLNGDAPVQDGRSLQGAYVSKIPFRHPAQVPALLDIIRHQAAYNMLIGSCVKKTYIKEDTPGLLQFEVCPLTDSSFSVSFQHPVNESLVCVVMEVIDSRQVACKLYKGLSDALICTDDFITKVVQRCMSIPVTMRAIRRKAETIQADTPALSLIAETVEIMVKKNLPPTGSPGYMGMGTGPDGSNPMGLPGLNSGTNSAGSNNVVGVGGSGSFQGPITSLFNMGRTGQGGSCVDTIGHGGGQQQTMQQQHQQSQSHGSDDFSKVTQNPILTSLLQITGSVGSSPTPQPPQPHQTTPPTTSPASNTKNHPMLMNLLKDNPSQDFAALYGSSPLERQNSSGSPRTDNQGQSCPGTKGKKKRPRGSDKGVMGAGGGMSMKQQSQQQVGSMTQQHHHTHHSEDDFHRELFSMDVDASQNPIFDVSLPGDGLDTPHSITPAPSQCGTPPSGPGMPYHSQCHVQPQTQVQSQPQGSIPRMVRLSSSDSIGPDINDILSDIPDQANKGSNSSHGQHLMAGEEGGSLGTPLRDSSSSGQGSAVFEADLFNANSNENPFTDAADLIAEAATAATPNSDSSSTNFFPDTDFNPELLPGQGSFSQTYFEDSSPSPDPDLELVKSFSGGSQQNTPTGTPQNPASHGQNTPEASLKDPFEMGIFGGNGSGGKSILGPASDMVDSHLPHTVGGQSPLMMGIVVAGNDFKSSDAKVKPQQMRAKEDNGGGNSGIGMGNVCSSEMKQVKRSRTPSSEGKSKDKPPKRKKIDPDGKSPSHSSGGRPYTPPCGSATSGGLVSVGGSKSPGSSGRSQTPPGGATPPIPKITIQIPRTLTGGKTSSHGGYTSSSSASGGTGSTSGTSSSKSHHSHSSSSGKIKSSKLEGSVGQGNIPKSSSIAGIGSGMPSQSKGSSMGMGVGKPSSSPITKHGLSGSGSGGSSGTGTGNKIKPQGGKPPGSLMNPNIKPNISPSHSRSGSSDKLSSPMKLQQGQVPGTPPSSKAKSPIGSGSGGSGGSKSSSGGGIGTQKQLGSSSSTSTSSSTSSASSSSSSGSIPFSSNGQSQYGSSGCSGGGGGGSGNNPNAKGKSPSRNKKPSLTAVIDKLKSVGSGGIGGEESEGCGGNSGGVVPQNIGPTSSKHSMSSLGGEFLSKRDKIDKDGKSKVSGSGGNSGDRKTDSKSSAVTGTGVAKIIISKPEGGSPSIKSKVTLQKPGESSGDGAIRPQHSGHKASPLFSGSTPKHDRNSPSHSRSPGYTPINPDSESESGSSSIAEKSHQNSPSSEDDQTMRPHQPIQDYMSTMSISQSEKHKKHKKEKKKQKERERDRDREKEKKKSTMSCGPSSHPVKTDGWSRSPISSETSMSLLSSERSSRPSPVYMHTEDDDLMDSALTGNLEPFK
- the med1 gene encoding mediator of RNA polymerase II transcription subunit 1 isoform X1, whose product is MAAVRSSSPGADSSHSSTAAVSERLRTEDGSESEKHSRMTALLERLHSKHNSSRSWQETSKVVRQAMEKRGVNNTAGHQLLLNSLETLQRALKVSSLPSMTDRLESIARQNMLGSHLSPSRTECYITSDMFYVEVHLDKAGKLVDVKVAHHGENPVSCPELIQHLRDKNFDEFSKHLKGLVNLYKLPGDNKLKTKMYLALQSLELDLTKMMHMFRIATNANTVETILHGSVGLLTARSGGHLVSLQCYVSPNDIFEEGTGAQLNYTDVNIPRTLGVSVSVTVEGTTSVYKLPIAPLITGSHPVDNKGTPSFSSVTNSNCVDLPACFFLKMNRLMPFSLSYIKKMGSATGIPVFETAPTLFPLYDLIIKSQLHEEGEASPPVLAKSMRFYASLPGQQHCYFLNGDAPVQDGRSLQGAYVSKIPFRHPAQVPALLDIIRHQAAYNMLIGSCVKKTYIKEADTPGLLQFEVCPLTDSSFSVSFQHPVNESLVCVVMEVIDSRQVACKLYKGLSDALICTDDFITKVVQRCMSIPVTMRAIRRKAETIQADTPALSLIAETVEIMVKKNLPPTGSPGYMGMGTGPDGSNPMGLPGLNSGTNSAGSNNVVGVGGSGSFQGPITSLFNMGRTGQGGSCVDTIGHGGGQQQTMQQQHQQSQSHGSDDFSKVTQNPILTSLLQITGSVGSSPTPQPPQPHQTTPPTTSPASNTKNHPMLMNLLKDNPSQDFAALYGSSPLERQNSSGSPRTDNQGQSCPGTKGKKKRPRGSDKGVMGAGGGMSMKQQSQQQVGSMTQQHHHTHHSEDDFHRELFSMDVDASQNPIFDVSLPGDGLDTPHSITPAPSQCGTPPSGPGMPYHSQCHVQPQTQVQSQPQGSIPRMVRLSSSDSIGPDINDILSDIPDQANKGSNSSHGQHLMAGEEGGSLGTPLRDSSSSGQGSAVFEADLFNANSNENPFTDAADLIAEAATAATPNSDSSSTNFFPDTDFNPELLPGQGSFSQTYFEDSSPSPDPDLELVKSFSGGSQQNTPTGTPQNPASHGQNTPEASLKDPFEMGIFGGNGSGGKSILGPASDMVDSHLPHTVGGQSPLMMGIVVAGNDFKSSDAKVKPQQMRAKEDNGGGNSGIGMGNVCSSEMKQVKRSRTPSSEGKSKDKPPKRKKIDPDGKSPSHSSGGRPYTPPCGSATSGGLVSVGGSKSPGSSGRSQTPPGGATPPIPKITIQIPRTLTGGKTSSHGGYTSSSSASGGTGSTSGTSSSKSHHSHSSSSGKIKSSKLEGSVGQGNIPKSSSIAGIGSGMPSQSKGSSMGMGVGKPSSSPITKHGLSGSGSGGSSGTGTGNKIKPQGGKPPGSLMNPNIKPNISPSHSRSGSSDKLSSPMKLQQGQVPGTPPSSKAKSPIGSGSGGSGGSKSSSGGGIGTQKQLGSSSSTSTSSSTSSASSSSSSGSIPFSSNGQSQYGSSGCSGGGGGGSGNNPNAKGKSPSRNKKPSLTAVIDKLKSVGSGGIGGEESEGCGGNSGGVVPQNIGPTSSKHSMSSLGGEFLSKRDKIDKDGKSKVSGSGGNSGDRKTDSKSSAVTGTGVAKIIISKPEGGSPSIKSKVTLQKPGESSGDGAIRPQHSGHKASPLFSGSTPKHDRNSPSHSRSPGYTPINPDSESESGSSSIAEKSHQNSPSSEDDQTMRPHQPIQDYMSTMSISQSEKHKKHKKEKKKQKERERDRDREKEKKKSTMSCGPSSHPVKTDGWSRSPISSETSMSLLSSERSSRPSPVYMHTEDDDLMDSALTGNLEPFK